Within Anopheles nili chromosome 3, idAnoNiliSN_F5_01, whole genome shotgun sequence, the genomic segment AATCGATTCTTCTTGAAGTGTTTCAGAGTccttgaatattttattaacTAAAGTATTTTGAAGAGTCCTTTAGGTTTTAAAAATGActcgttgaaatatttctgaAATGTTCTTAACCCGCAAAACTGTCAATGCACCAACCTGATGAAATAGATCGTCACTGAAGTATTTGTTTATCGACGATATTTTTCCGTGCAAGTGACGCAATGTTGCATATTTCGTGGTTTCAATTGTTTGTGCAATGTATGGGCCCTTTAAATATGCCATGGGCGTATGCATGTCAGCACAGTATTCCGTAGGTCGCGCAGTATTCAGGTGAAGCAAAAATCGCTAAACGATGCATAGTTCTAAGTTCAAATCGGATTGTTTTCAAACCTACCCATTCCACCGAGCCGCGGCTAACGGATGTTCCGAGGAAGTGCGGCAACAGTTGGCCACCGGTGCAAACCCATATCAACCAACACACCAGGGATGGACGGCACTACATGCGGCCATTGCAAACAATGCGGAAGATATCGTTCATCTACTGCTCACTCGATACGACGAGGATTGGGCGGTTATCCGTGAAACGATCAGACATCGATTTCTGTGGAAGACAGAGCAAACCGGGTGGATAAACCGACCGACACTGATAGCCTGGACGGAAGAGGAATGCCAGCGTGCTATGGCTTTGTCCGCGAGCTGCCCGGCCGGGATTCCACTTAATTTGCAGGTGTTTGTAATGCTGCATCACCCTCAACAGGGCCATCGGTTCGTTGCTCTGGACGTATGCAACCGGAATAAATGGATCGACATCATGCGAACTATCCGGCGATTGCTGCCAAATGGAGTGCTCTCGTTAAACCGAAGCGATATGCGACAGGACGTAGCGAATTACCTTCACCTGGCTTGCAGACTTTCAACGAAGGAAATCATAGTAAAACTGATCAGCAAAGGTGCAGCGCTGAACGTGGCTTCTGGCGAACATGGCAAGACGCCCTTTATGGCTGCGGGAGAAACGATGCGTAAGGACGTGATCGAGCTGCTGTTCACGAAATACCCCGATCGGTTTGATCCATTTGCGTGCGATTCGAATGGGAACAACTTGCTGCATGTGATGTTGCAACGGCAGCAAACCCACATGGTGGATTACTTGCTCAAGCACTTGTTGAACTATCGCACGAAAGCTCTCCGGGAAACGGAAATGCAAGCATTAACCCGCGCCCTGAGATTTGTATCCGAAGAGTACAAATTCACGAACGTCTGGACGTTTATAGGATCGGTACCGATGAAGAAGCTGCTCAGCAAGTACATCAAACAGAGTGGGCTGGATTTGTGTGCCCCTGCGGGCGAAACGACAAATCTCGCAGCTATGATCAATAAAGGCATTGCGTTGGATTACTGTTTCGCGCAAATCGAACAACATTTGGAGCTTTTGCAGCTGCGAGCTCACGAGGAGTTGATCCTACACACGCTGATAAGATCCCGCCAGTTGACATTCGTAAAGGCTCTCTACAAAAAGCATGGGCCGCTCGTTAAGAAACTGTTCGAAGCTGAAAGTCCTGAACATCGTCCTGCCTTTGAGCTGTTAAGACTGCTCGTTTACAATACCGATATCGATGGGTTAAGGTTCGTGCTGGAGCATCATCGTGAGTTTTACGCGAAAAACGTGGCAAAGGTGCGTAGCGTCAGCGTTAGACAGCACCATCCAAAGAAGGCTGCATACGAGAAGGTTTACGATCTGCTCGTAGAAGCTTTTCCGGAACTGCACCCATCTGCGGATGATGAGGTGAAACAGCTGCACGATTCTCTGCAGCATGAAGGTAGGAAGGTTGAGTTTTTATCGCAAATTTGCACTCCATTTGCTAatggctttttttctatcctttttttttgtggtagAATTTTACAACGAGCTGCGATCGCTGCGTGACAACTTCAAAAAGACGGTCACCCGGCTCGAACAGGGCGGCAAACGGCTCGATGAGTATCTGGACTGCGATCACAGGACGTTTCTGCACGTGGCCGCGTCGTGGGGCGACAAAACGTTGGTCGAAAAGCTGCTCAACCACGGCATGGACGTGATGAAGCCCGATAGCAACAATGCTTTGCCGATTCATTTGGTTGCGCGATGTGAGAGCATTTTTTCGATGCTGCTGGCCCAAAACGAGCAGGGACAGTTGTCCTGGGAGCTTGAGGAAGGATACAATCTGTTGCACCTGAGCTGCAAGAAAGGCATTTACGGAGATGGGTTGGAAAGACTGCTCGAGCTTGGTTTGGATGTGAATGCAGCGGCAGCGGACGGTCAGTTGCCATTGTCGCTAGCTTCATGCTGCGGGACGGTGACTTTTCTGCTAGATCacggtgcacgtgtggagctgCTGAACGAAGACCTGCTGAGTAGCAGCCTGCAGCACATGCAGTACTGTGCAGCTTCCGTGCTGCTTCCAAAAGTGTTCCAACTGGAATGGTTCCGCAAATGTGCCCACCAATACCTGCCGTGGATGGTGGGAAGCCAGAATCGGGATTTCTTCTCATGCAGCAACCAGCGGTTTCTGGAAGAGCATCCCGATATTCGTCGGCTGCTGTTTGATAGTTTGTACGAGCACTCGAGGGAGAAGGCGTCCGAATTGTTCAGCCGGGTTTGCCACAGATCGATCCTTAGTTGTGCGAAGTGGTTCAAGGAGTACAATTACGCCATCGATTACGACCATCGGGATTGGGGCCAATCGACGCCGCTCCTGGGTTTGGTCAGCTACTTCGAGTTCGATGTAGAAGATCAGCTGGAAATCGCACGATGGCTGCTGCAAAAACCGATCGACGTTAACGCCGTCGATGATCGGGGAAAAAATGCTCTCATCGCACTGGCGTCTCGGTTTAGATGGATGAAATCTTACGGTGCTTCTTTCATGGCCACGGCAGAGTCGCTGTTGCAGTGTGGGGCGAAACTGGACGAACAAGACGAGTCCGGTAACACGGTTCTGCATTACGCGTTCCAGGATGAACAATGGGAGTTGTTGGAGCTATTGATCGACAAAGGGGCGAATGTGTCGGTGAAGAATGCGTCCAAGAAGTTACCATGTGAGATGGGCTCCGTTTTCAGTCGAAGTTTGTTCGGCTTCATGAGGCTATGAGTAAAGATACAATTCGAAATTTACAAAGAGGAACTCTCGTAAAGTGCACGTTTTGAATTCGACAGctaaattatttacaaaaccGCTCGGAAAATGAGGCTATGATTTTCAAACCAAACgccataaattaatttttataaaaCGCTTTGAAAGCGTTATGAAGTGCTATAATTCATGTTCattttagcgccatctattgatCAAGATTTGAACCACTGAAGCGTTTCatacagcgccatctatgagtgaaCTACAAAAGCTTACAGATAGCGCCATCTATGGGTGAACACTGAAGGATAGATGAACAGCGCCATCTAGTGTACACTAGATGAACTATATTTTTGTTCACGCTACTAGCGTCATCTGTTGGTCAGTTGGAAAACTACCGCTCATAACaagcatgctctcctgttactttttttgcgACCAAAAAGTAACAGGACAGCATGCCAGTTTTTCCCGACCAGTGGGCGGATAatttttgaatcaattttataaatatgttACTTTTTTGCTCTGCACACTATATTTTACGCTGGTAAAGGGCATGTGCTTTGCAAATACGTTCGCAATATCGTGATATAAGGTGAGTGGTTGACTGATTTGTAATGATTTTATAAATTGTAGATGTATAAATTATATCTTTTTAAATCAGAAGAAACGCCCGGTTTCGaagattttgcaaaaaaaacgttgtgTAGCTTCAACTTCGAGCAAGGTGTTTGTaagaattttaaaaaataGTGCATTAGTAACGGTTTGAACTCGAATAAGTAATTAAGTTGTGaacaaaatatgttttaaatttttgtgcaattcaaattataataatttttttaaggtTGAATTGGACAAATTTTTAATCTATTTTCTTTAACTATTTATCGTTTAATccaattcaaatttaaatacattAAACTCTAAAAAGCGTTCCTTGAAAGTTCCTAGGCATAATAAAATTCGTGTTGTGTACTTTTTTACGTAAtttgtaaaagaaaacgaGCACTTGGATTATATTATATACCAAAAGCATATATTCGAAACATATCGCAGTGTCGATTTATTGGACTTATTTTAACCACTTCACAGCCCATATTGAAACCATACCAGCtttaatttatgcaaccaAGCATCAAGAATGCAGTTGTTTTGAGCGCTTAAGCAGTGatcgacacacacaccagaACACTGACGATCGTGCAGGGCTACTCGCAGTATTGTGAAGCCTCTGATTTGACCATTCTTGTCAAAATAATTCCTTACGCAGTGTTATCATCCTGGCCAACAAAATCGTTTACCAAAAACGCCAGAAATAGATAAACGGCAGTTAAACGGCGGATAGAAGCACATTGTCCGATGTTCCATCAGCCCCTTtaacaaaccaacaaaccccAAACGCATATATGTAAGTGGATGCGGCACACCCCAATCACAAATCCAACCAAACAGAGTGCCTCATGCACATGACAACATCCCCTTGCCGGGTCGCATTATCAGTCACGATTGGCCCCAAACCAAGCGATCGTATCTCAAGTACCGTCGAGAAGCAACAACGAAGCCCTACGGAAGGAAGGTGTTCTCGTCAGTCTCGCCAGTGCTTCAATCACAACCAGTTCACACAGGAAGCCCTACTCATCATGTCGTCGATCGTACGCAAAGTGATCTCCACCAAAAAGTGCCCAAAAGCGGTCGCCCCATACAGGTACGTGCAGATCGCTCCGTacgatcgtcgatcgcatAATTTCGCCTAACTTTTTCCTTTCAACTTTTGCAGCCAAGCGATCGTTGCCGATCGTACGGTGTACTGTTCCGGCGTGCTCGGTATGGAACTGGACACCTTGAAGCTGGTTCCAGGTGGTGCTGGAGCTCAAACGGCGAAAGCACTCGAGCATCTGACCACTTTGTTGGCTGAGGCGGGTTCCGGCATTGATAAGGTTGTCAAAACGACCGTCCTGTTGGGTGATATGAACGATTACGCCGTCGTCAACGAGGAGTACAAGAAAGGTATGGGAAGTTTTCGGGCAGCTTGTGGCCGCTGTTGATAAGAGTTGTTGTTTGTGGGGTTTCTTCCCGCATGAGTGCTGGCATGACTTCATATTCGCCTAATCTTTGCCTTCTGCTCGATGCTGTTGCCCTGTTAAACGGAAGTCTAAATATGCTAATGTTGTTGCATCGTTTAAcgtgtttcgctttcccggggatgggtgtgtgtgtgtgttttttgcagtGTTTAGCAGCAGTTTTCCGGCTCGGACGTGCTTCGGTGGAATGAAGCTGCCCCTTGGTGCCGCCGTTGAGATTGAAGCGATCGCATTGACCGGTCCGGTGGTGAATATTTCCGAATGACTAGATGCGAAAATGTAGCACCCATTTAGCGTTCGATCGGAAGCGAATGGTGCGCATGTTAATGTGGTGTGTGAAATGCGTTAATTGCCCGCATCCCTATGGGGTACGAGTTGGCAACAGACGGTACTCTGAGCGCATCTCTGAGCCTTGTGAATGATAATAAATGGTAAATAGGTCGAaatttggtgtattttttggtACCAACTGGCCGCAAAACTGGCTTGTTAACATCACACCGAATCAATTAAGATAAGAGTGTGAAAAAACACCCATCTCCTTTGAATTATCTTGGCAACAAGCAATCTGATTTATGAGAAAAGAAATATATTATTAGCAGAGAGTAGATAACGAAACCATCAGCCTGATAATAAGCCAGAGTGTTTTAATCACACAACTCGCGAACGAATTCGTATACCTTTTGCAGTTCCCGAAATAATTTAGCTTAGGTTTACAGATCAATTTCCAAGGACgaatattcaaaaaataatcaaacgaaaatcgaatgtttaatttttccttttaaaaATACGTCAGCTAACAGTGtgtgatattatttttgcaaactTTCACACAACTATGTAGCGCAATGAGTAGAATTAGATACACTCTCCTAACTACTCACCTGCCCGTTGTAAAGTACCATATTGACCTCAGCCCGAACGGTGGTTAAACATTAACTAACTTGCTttaaagaaacacacacacacgcacccttCGTTCACCTGGCGGCCTGTCCTTAACGAACGCCACTCCATTTCCCTTTTATTGATTCGATCGTGCGGGCGAAGGTCGCGACCCTAATCTACTGACCGTCGTTTATTAATGCAGTAATGCCCGCTTCGCATGTTCCTTTGACACTGAGTGGTTCCTTTCGCGGAAAGAGAGCTaaatttcgtttgtttaaaaTGTTCCCAACACGTGCGCGATACACGCCTCTAGGGAGATTCGGCCACTAACGATGGCAGTGTCGAGTTTTGGGGGGGCGTTTTCGAACGAAGCATGAGCCTACTTCCGTTCGTTGGCATTTGTACCGTTTTACAGGGTGTCAGAGGACCCACTGGAACTGTCGTCACACTGAAGTAACCGTCTCAGTTTCGCGTTGTTCAACAACAACATCTGCAGTGCGTCTTCACCATCACTGCCCTGGTTCGTCACACGTTGCAGGTAGTCTTGAAGTTTCTCTAGGGCCGTTTTTTGCTGCTTATCGTCCTTCGATCGCTCGGTACCGTCGTCAACAGGATCTACTCCCTCTCGATCTTCGGCAATTCGATCTGCCTGCTCAAGGGCGCGAAGTTCCTGCAGAAGTTCCTCACAGATACGTTCTTCCTCCTCGGCGTCGTATGACACATCCCGGAAGGAGGTGTTCCTAAGCGTCTTTGTCGACTCCTCATTCTCAGTGGTCTCGATCACATCAAGCGATCGCATTCTTCGATAACTTGCACCTTCCATGGGTGGCTCTCGATCGACAAAGCCATCAAGTGATTGGAATCGCATTAAAGCCCGCAATCGAACGGCTGGAGGGATGTCCTGAAGCATGATCGCTTGATCGTCGGTTCGATCACACGATACCGATTGCTGTCGTCGAAGGACCCCATTCGGTAGCCTTCGTTGGATGGTTCTTTGGCTTAAATCCTCCTCATCCGAATCGCTATCCCCGTCACAATCGATGGACGCTTTACTGAGCAACTCAACCACCTGATCTGGGTTGCGTTCGAGCTGCCGAACCATGCTGATGTCCTCATCCACCCGTTCCTCGATGTCACTGAGAATGATGGAGTTCAGCTTAAAGATGAACCGTTGCACACGTTCGGAAGCTGCAGTTGAAGGTGGAGGAGCTCGGGTGACACTGTTTGGCCGTCGAACTGGCGTCCGACCGGGTGTTAGTATTGATGTCGCCTTCAGGACCTCAGACCGGAAGTGTTCCTCGTTGCTGCTCAAGGATTCACCATCGATCGAGGTTTGTGCCGGGTGCCAAGTTGCGTCTCGGCTGTGTTGGGGATTTGTTTTATCGTCCAATTGTTCGACCGTTCCGTACGTCCAAGAACCAACACGAACGAGGAGGAGGAATTTGATAACATCATTAATCATgcatttttgggaaaaaaaaacacccgggaaaaagggcaaccacACAACCGGACATCGCCGGCAGCGAGGCCAATGCGGTGAAATAaattggtttcttttcttatcgATAGCGAGCGATCAATGGGGGAGGTTTGATTACAGTGAGGGATTACttgaaattcattaaaaacacattaaagTTAAAGCATGTCACGGTCGTGTAGCATGTATGAATGATCCAGGAAGGCGATTTTTACTAGTCGTATGGCTGCTGAATTATGATTTCAAACGAAACGGGTTAGATATGTAGAGCAAGATAAAGGTCAAACTGAGCTATAAAGCGGGAATTATGTAGGAAATCCTAGAAAGCGGAATATGTTTGTCTATGTTACCCATAGGgcatattaaaaatattaaaatctAGCTTGAACAT encodes:
- the LOC128724857 gene encoding ankyrin-3-like, encoding MHSSKFKSDCFQTYPFHRAAANGCSEEVRQQLATGANPYQPTHQGWTALHAAIANNAEDIVHLLLTRYDEDWAVIRETIRHRFLWKTEQTGWINRPTLIAWTEEECQRAMALSASCPAGIPLNLQVFVMLHHPQQGHRFVALDVCNRNKWIDIMRTIRRLLPNGVLSLNRSDMRQDVANYLHLACRLSTKEIIVKLISKGAALNVASGEHGKTPFMAAGETMRKDVIELLFTKYPDRFDPFACDSNGNNLLHVMLQRQQTHMVDYLLKHLLNYRTKALRETEMQALTRALRFVSEEYKFTNVWTFIGSVPMKKLLSKYIKQSGLDLCAPAGETTNLAAMINKGIALDYCFAQIEQHLELLQLRAHEELILHTLIRSRQLTFVKALYKKHGPLVKKLFEAESPEHRPAFELLRLLVYNTDIDGLRFVLEHHREFYAKNVAKVRSVSVRQHHPKKAAYEKVYDLLVEAFPELHPSADDEVKQLHDSLQHEEFYNELRSLRDNFKKTVTRLEQGGKRLDEYLDCDHRTFLHVAASWGDKTLVEKLLNHGMDVMKPDSNNALPIHLVARCESIFSMLLAQNEQGQLSWELEEGYNLLHLSCKKGIYGDGLERLLELGLDVNAAAADGQLPLSLASCCGTVTFLLDHGARVELLNEDLLSSSLQHMQYCAASVLLPKVFQLEWFRKCAHQYLPWMVGSQNRDFFSCSNQRFLEEHPDIRRLLFDSLYEHSREKASELFSRVCHRSILSCAKWFKEYNYAIDYDHRDWGQSTPLLGLVSYFEFDVEDQLEIARWLLQKPIDVNAVDDRGKNALIALASRFRWMKSYGASFMATAESLLQCGAKLDEQDESGNTVLHYAFQDEQWELLELLIDKGANVSVKNASKKLPCEMGSVFSRSLFGFMRL
- the LOC128725228 gene encoding rutC family protein UK114 — encoded protein: MSSIVRKVISTKKCPKAVAPYSQAIVADRTVYCSGVLGMELDTLKLVPGGAGAQTAKALEHLTTLLAEAGSGIDKVVKTTVLLGDMNDYAVVNEEYKKVFSSSFPARTCFGGMKLPLGAAVEIEAIALTGPVVNISE